Proteins encoded by one window of Chryseobacterium sp. POL2:
- a CDS encoding response regulator yields MPIKVLLYEDNTELRDSLSSLIAFSEDLELVAAYEHCADVLRHLDTYDPEIILMDIDMPVMNGLEGLKLIRSINTEIPVVMLTIFDDNEHILNSIMNGATGYILKQHLTTKLDFAIKEALNGGAPMSPAVARLVLQHINNPGKKNYNLTAREKEILQSLTDGNSYKMIAANEGISIGTVTTHIKNIYEKLGVHSQAEAVSKTLRERIL; encoded by the coding sequence ATGCCAATAAAAGTTTTATTGTATGAAGATAATACGGAGCTGAGAGACAGCCTCTCATCGCTCATTGCCTTTTCAGAAGATCTGGAACTTGTGGCGGCTTATGAGCATTGTGCAGACGTACTCCGCCATCTTGATACGTATGATCCCGAAATAATCCTGATGGATATTGATATGCCCGTGATGAATGGACTGGAGGGTTTAAAACTGATTCGTTCCATCAATACTGAAATTCCGGTTGTTATGCTCACTATTTTTGATGATAATGAACATATTCTCAACTCCATTATGAATGGCGCAACGGGATATATTCTGAAACAGCATCTTACCACAAAATTAGATTTTGCCATTAAAGAAGCACTCAACGGCGGTGCCCCGATGTCACCTGCGGTTGCACGTTTGGTTTTACAGCATATCAATAATCCCGGTAAAAAAAACTACAACCTCACCGCCCGCGAAAAAGAAATTCTACAATCTTTAACCGACGGAAATAGCTATAAAATGATTGCAGCCAATGAAGGCATCAGCATCGGTACAGTAACGACGCATATTAAAAATATTTATGAAAAATTAGGAGTGCATTCCCAAGCCGAAGCGGTAAGCAAAACGCTGAGAGAAAGAATCCTATAA
- a CDS encoding T9SS type A sorting domain-containing protein, producing MKNLFTRLVGMMIILFAFHNTLAQLPLNWEKSIFFPGTSSEIFSVTTTYDDGYVATGITYNSNDLFVIKLDKNGVEKWRYIKKLSNFNFVKGYEVIQTSTLGIIVVGSYKTSTTEYKGFMIKLSANGNEMFTKFLYGVGSSEIYSIAETQDGNLVFSGWTRKVDGTDGTWRRKTDMAGNNIWDHFNIFRQYGISILPITTMLNVNQYLLWDVADSKIASLYISESGSIYSNTDQQVLNVVPGGSLGKSINGFSQIGTTNLSHPTNAQDVFVRKYTGNTSGGYTLNFNKTYGGSAEEKAYIGGRQIVQTPDGGYAFVTSTKSNDADVSGNHGGFDMWVVKINSNGTLLWQKCLGTTGNDYGLSIDNTKDGGLIVGGSKNGNAWLVKLGGTLGTNESSKNKVTIYPNPVKDLLNISSENKIESVNVFNLAGQKSLSNPQLINGQLNVSQLTSGTYLLDITYQNGETETVKIIKK from the coding sequence ATGAAAAATTTATTTACACGATTAGTGGGTATGATGATCATTCTTTTTGCTTTTCATAATACCTTAGCACAACTTCCCTTAAATTGGGAGAAATCCATTTTTTTTCCAGGAACCAGTTCCGAAATTTTTTCGGTAACAACAACCTATGACGATGGGTATGTCGCGACCGGAATTACTTATAACAGCAATGATTTGTTTGTTATAAAACTCGACAAAAACGGAGTCGAAAAATGGCGATATATAAAAAAGTTGAGCAACTTCAATTTTGTGAAAGGCTATGAAGTGATACAAACTTCTACTCTTGGGATTATTGTTGTAGGATCCTACAAAACATCGACAACCGAATACAAAGGTTTTATGATAAAACTCTCTGCGAATGGCAATGAAATGTTTACGAAATTCTTATACGGGGTAGGAAGTTCAGAAATTTATTCGATTGCAGAAACCCAGGACGGAAACTTGGTTTTTTCGGGCTGGACAAGAAAAGTAGACGGAACAGACGGTACTTGGCGAAGAAAAACCGATATGGCTGGTAACAATATTTGGGATCATTTTAATATATTTAGACAATACGGTATATCCATTCTTCCCATTACCACTATGTTGAATGTCAACCAATATCTGCTTTGGGATGTAGCAGACAGTAAAATAGCGAGTTTATACATCTCTGAGTCTGGAAGTATCTACAGCAATACTGATCAACAGGTTCTTAATGTAGTTCCGGGAGGTTCTTTAGGAAAATCGATCAATGGTTTTTCTCAGATTGGTACAACCAACCTTAGTCACCCAACGAACGCACAAGATGTTTTTGTACGAAAATACACCGGTAATACATCAGGAGGTTATACGCTTAATTTCAATAAAACCTATGGAGGTAGCGCCGAAGAAAAAGCCTACATCGGCGGACGACAAATTGTACAAACCCCTGATGGTGGTTATGCATTCGTAACCTCTACAAAATCCAATGATGCAGATGTGAGCGGCAACCATGGCGGTTTTGATATGTGGGTGGTGAAAATTAACAGCAATGGTACGCTCTTATGGCAAAAATGCTTGGGAACTACTGGCAATGATTACGGTTTGAGTATTGATAATACCAAAGACGGTGGTCTAATCGTTGGCGGAAGCAAAAACGGAAATGCTTGGCTCGTAAAACTTGGCGGAACTTTGGGAACCAATGAGAGTTCAAAAAATAAAGTAACAATTTACCCGAATCCTGTGAAAGATTTGCTGAATATTTCCTCCGAAAATAAAATTGAATCTGTGAATGTTTTCAATCTTGCAGGACAGAAAAGCCTTTCCAATCCTCAACTGATCAACGGGCAACTGAATGTTTCCCAGCTCACCTCCGGAACCTACTTGCTGGATATCACCTATCAAAACGGTGAAACCGAGACGGTGAAAATTATAAAAAAATAA
- a CDS encoding OmpA family protein produces MKNLKFLFLLFLSGIFGQIHAQTETQPSVTSQTEYSGFRISARGGYDFPSSYEFDQTTPFLDYKGGLEVGISLDYYWSWFGIGADFDYLQNKVKNTFPTSNLLDPYEHPINQFTLNENKITRMFYGIGPDFKFLATPNSDFELKLRAGLSSIKGGETELIGKSDNPQSYGPILLNDHEGFDGDKNVFAGKASLQYNYFFSKNVGLHLGGYYMYHHNAYDLKNETKGFSNGFIKTNNLGNTEMVRTPIVRVDPVQGNIQSFGVFAGLTFRFNKKIKPIVTEIPKPTECTITVMAKDKYTGDIIPNAQITLLDGNGNTIKSATTDASGMVEFNQIEKGNYSVAGNFKDKNLEGTTVATSEFDDCVKKGGIKKEVLLNDENFIVMGKVVNCKTSEPISDASVIVKNNKTGALETYTSDAKGEFSFVALPHTAYTLYGKKANYLSQNITVTTSDYTRTKSQYIQIQICMDKVDCNDAIILKDILYDLDKSVIREDAKPELNRLVQFMKDNAEVHVELSSHTDSRGSDAYNMKLSQRRAQSAVDYIISQGIAKSRLIAKGYGESKLLNGCSNGVKCSEEEHQLNRRTEMKVVCTHK; encoded by the coding sequence ATGAAAAATTTAAAATTTTTATTCCTGCTATTTCTTTCAGGAATTTTCGGACAGATTCACGCACAAACAGAAACCCAGCCTTCGGTTACCTCGCAAACGGAGTATTCCGGATTTCGCATTTCGGCTAGAGGTGGATACGATTTCCCTTCCTCTTATGAATTTGATCAAACCACTCCTTTCCTGGATTACAAAGGCGGATTAGAAGTTGGGATTTCCCTTGATTACTATTGGAGCTGGTTTGGGATTGGCGCTGATTTCGATTACCTTCAGAATAAAGTAAAAAATACATTTCCTACTTCCAATCTGTTGGATCCGTATGAACACCCGATTAACCAGTTCACCCTCAATGAAAACAAAATCACCAGGATGTTTTACGGAATTGGTCCTGATTTCAAATTCCTCGCCACTCCAAACTCTGATTTTGAGCTTAAACTGCGTGCCGGATTATCTTCAATAAAAGGTGGAGAAACAGAACTCATCGGCAAGTCCGATAATCCACAATCTTACGGGCCTATTTTGCTCAATGATCACGAAGGTTTTGATGGAGATAAAAACGTTTTTGCCGGAAAAGCTTCTTTGCAATACAATTATTTTTTCAGCAAAAATGTGGGACTACACCTCGGCGGTTATTATATGTATCACCACAACGCCTATGACTTGAAAAATGAAACAAAAGGTTTTTCCAACGGATTTATAAAAACCAATAATCTTGGCAATACTGAAATGGTGAGGACTCCTATTGTACGAGTCGATCCCGTTCAGGGAAATATACAGTCTTTTGGTGTTTTCGCCGGACTTACCTTCAGATTTAACAAAAAAATTAAACCTATCGTTACCGAAATTCCTAAACCGACGGAATGTACTATTACCGTAATGGCAAAAGACAAATACACGGGCGATATTATTCCAAATGCCCAAATAACATTGCTTGATGGAAATGGTAACACGATAAAAAGTGCGACAACCGATGCTTCAGGAATGGTAGAATTTAATCAAATTGAAAAAGGAAACTATAGCGTTGCCGGAAATTTTAAGGATAAAAACCTGGAAGGAACTACCGTGGCAACTTCAGAGTTTGATGATTGTGTTAAAAAAGGAGGTATCAAGAAAGAGGTATTGCTGAATGACGAAAACTTTATTGTCATGGGCAAAGTGGTCAACTGTAAAACTTCAGAACCCATCAGCGATGCTTCGGTAATCGTTAAAAATAACAAAACAGGAGCTTTAGAAACGTACACTTCCGATGCTAAAGGTGAGTTTTCTTTTGTTGCACTGCCACATACCGCATATACCCTCTACGGCAAAAAAGCAAATTACCTATCCCAAAATATCACAGTCACAACCTCGGACTATACCAGAACCAAATCTCAGTATATCCAGATCCAAATATGCATGGATAAAGTGGACTGTAATGACGCAATCATTCTGAAAGACATCCTTTACGATTTGGATAAATCCGTGATCCGAGAAGATGCAAAACCGGAGCTCAACAGATTGGTGCAATTCATGAAAGATAATGCTGAAGTGCATGTTGAATTGTCTTCACATACCGATAGCCGAGGTTCTGATGCCTACAATATGAAGTTGTCTCAAAGAAGAGCGCAGTCTGCTGTAGATTATATCATTTCTCAGGGAATTGCCAAATCCAGACTGATCGCAAAAGGCTATGGCGAAAGCAAACTGCTCAACGGATGTTCCAATGGAGTGAAATGTTCCGAAGAAGAACATCAATTGAACAGAAGAACTGAAATGAAAGTAGTCTGTACCCACAAATAA